The following are from one region of the Vicugna pacos chromosome 9, VicPac4, whole genome shotgun sequence genome:
- the MRPS12 gene encoding small ribosomal subunit protein uS12m, with amino-acid sequence MSWSGLLRGLSTSLNYGLALVPQTWATRPMATLNQIHRKGPPKFPPRKLGPTEGRPQLKGVVLRTFIRKPKKPNSANRKCCRVRLSTGREAVCFIPGEGHNLQEHHVVLVQGGRTQDLPGVKLTIVRGKYDCGHVQKKK; translated from the exons ATGTCCTGGTCCGGCCTTCTCCGTGGCCTCAGCACGTCCCTAAATTATG GACTAGCCCTGGTCCCCCAGACCTGGGCCACGCGCCCCATGGCCACCCTGAACCAGATACACCGCAAGGGGCCTCCGAAGTTTCCGCCTCGGAAATTGGGCCCCACGGAGGGCCGTCCGCAGCTGAAGGGCGTGGTCCTGCGCACGTTCATCCGCAAGCCCAAGAAGCCCAACTCGGCCAACCGCAAGTGCTGCCGCGTGCGGCTCAGCACGGGCCGTGAGGCCGTCTGCTTCATCCCGGGAGAGGGCCACAACCTGCAGGAGCACCACGTCGTGCTGGTGCAGGGCGGCCGCACGCAGGACCTGCCCGGCGTCAAGCTCACCATCGTGCGCGGCAAGTACGACTGCGGCCACGTGCAGAAGAAGAAGTGA
- the LOC102546010 gene encoding F-box only protein 17, whose protein sequence is MGARPSRRRLPADPPIALDALPPELLVQVLSHVPPRALVTRCRPVCRAWRDVVDGPTVWLLQLARDRSAEGRALYAVAQRCPPNSEDEEEFPLCALARYCLRAPLGRNLIFNSCGEQGFRGWEVEHGGNGWAVEKNLTLVPGAPSQTCFVTSFEWCFKRQLVDLVMEGMWQELLDSAQIEICVADWWGARENCGCIYRLRVRLLDVYENEVVKFSASPNPVLQWTERGCRQVSHVFTNFGKGIRYVSFEQYGRDTRSWVGHYGALVTHSSVKVRIRLS, encoded by the exons ATGGGCGCCCGGCCTTCGCGACGGCGGCTGCCCGCGGACCCGCCCATAGCCTTGGACGCGCTGCCCCCGGAGCTGCTCGTACAGGTGCTGAGCCACGTGCCACCGCGCGCGTTAGTGACGCGCTGCCGCCCAGTGTGCCGCGCCTGGCGCGACGTGGTGGACGGGCCCACCGTGTGGCTGCTGCAGCTGGCCCGCGACCGCAGCGCGGAGGGCCGCGCACTCTATGCGGTGGCCCAGCGCTGCCCGCCCAACAgcgaggacgaggaggagttCCCGCTCTGCGCACTGGCGCGCTACTGCCTCCGTGCGCCCCTCGGCCGCAACCTCATCTTCAATTCGTGTGGAGAGC AGGGCTTCAGAGGCTGGGAGGTGGAGCACGGCGGAAATGGCTGGGCGGTGGAAAAGAACCTAACACTGGTGCCCGGCGCTCCTTCCCAGACCTGCTTCGTGACTTCTTTCGA ATGGTGCTTCAAGAGGCAGCTTGTGGACTTGGTGATGGAGGGGATGTGGCAGGAACTGCTGGACAGCGCCCAGATCGAGATCTGTGTGGCCGACTG GTGGGGCGCCCGGGAGAACTGTGGCTGCATCTACCGACTCCGGGTCCGCCTCCTGGATGTGTACGAAAACGAAGTGGTCAAGTTTTCGGCCTCGCCCAACCCAGTCCTTCAGTGGACTGAGAGAGGCTGCCGCCAG GTCTCCCACGTCTTCACCAACTTCGGCAAGGGAATCCGCTATGTGTCTTTTGAGCAGTATGGGAGAGACACGCGATCCTGGGTGGGACACTACGGCGCCCTCGTGACCCACTCCAGCGTGAAGGTCAGGATCCGCCTGTCCTAG